One window from the genome of Cumulibacter soli encodes:
- a CDS encoding aldo/keto reductase family protein, producing MEFRFLGNSGFKVSEVTYGNWITHGSQVEADVATQCVHAALDAGVTSFDTADVYANTAAESVLGKALAGQRRESLEIFTKVYWPTGPRGHNDTGLSRKHIMEAINGSLTRLGADYVDLYQAHRYDFETPLEETMQAFADVVRQGKALYIGVSEWTADQIRAGHALAKDLGIQLISNQPQYNMLWRVIETEVIPASRDIGVSQIVWSPIAQGVLTGKYKSGQPLPEGSRATDEAGGAAAVQRWLNDENLDAIANLEPIANDLNLTMAQLAVAWTLANDNVASALVGASRPEQITSNAKAAGVKLEADVLARIDDVVGHLAERDPSKTKSPRHRPA from the coding sequence ATGGAGTTTCGTTTTCTCGGCAATTCGGGGTTCAAGGTCTCGGAGGTCACCTACGGCAACTGGATTACCCACGGCTCGCAGGTTGAGGCGGACGTCGCTACCCAATGTGTGCATGCGGCGCTGGACGCCGGTGTCACATCGTTTGACACCGCGGATGTGTACGCCAACACCGCTGCCGAGTCGGTGCTCGGCAAAGCACTCGCCGGTCAGCGCCGCGAGTCGCTGGAGATCTTCACCAAGGTGTACTGGCCGACAGGTCCGCGCGGTCACAATGACACGGGCCTCTCGCGCAAACACATCATGGAGGCGATCAACGGATCGCTGACCCGCCTCGGCGCCGACTACGTCGACCTGTACCAGGCGCATCGCTACGACTTTGAGACGCCACTGGAGGAGACCATGCAGGCGTTCGCGGACGTGGTTCGCCAGGGAAAAGCCCTGTATATCGGCGTTTCCGAATGGACGGCTGACCAGATCCGGGCGGGTCACGCGCTCGCGAAGGATCTTGGTATCCAGTTGATCTCCAATCAGCCGCAGTACAACATGCTGTGGCGGGTGATCGAGACCGAGGTGATTCCGGCCAGCCGCGACATTGGCGTCTCGCAGATTGTGTGGTCGCCGATTGCACAGGGTGTGCTCACCGGTAAATACAAGAGCGGCCAGCCGCTGCCCGAGGGGTCTCGCGCCACCGACGAGGCCGGTGGTGCGGCCGCTGTCCAACGATGGCTCAACGATGAGAACCTCGACGCAATCGCGAACCTGGAGCCGATCGCGAACGATCTCAATCTGACGATGGCGCAACTCGCGGTCGCGTGGACGCTCGCGAATGACAACGTCGCATCCGCACTGGTCGGCGCGTCGCGTCCGGAGCAGATCACCTCCAACGCGAAGGCGGCCGGAGTGAAACTCGAAGCCGACGTGCTGGCGCGGATCGATGACGTGGTCGGTCATCTCGCCGAACGTGACCCGTCGAAGACAAAGTCGCCACGCCACCGGCCGGCCTAA
- a CDS encoding TetR family transcriptional regulator: MTNPDAIVDLSEAVPGAPKMGARDRKKAATMRRLQQVALDLFDERGFDNVTIEEVAEAARVSPRTVYRYFGTKDYLVLRDEYDEQILTLAPALMESGDVFTALSRAIEVAADSNLMSREDQLAQRRTKLWLETPSLKAAGYLLVDETSHRLAEIVAASDHNDLDFDAAYVVCSAAVMALVASIENWHRNGNDGDLLAVVADALQLVRPAWSS, from the coding sequence GTGACCAACCCGGATGCCATCGTCGACCTTTCAGAGGCGGTGCCCGGCGCGCCGAAGATGGGCGCGCGGGACCGCAAGAAGGCGGCGACTATGCGGCGGCTTCAGCAGGTGGCGCTCGATCTGTTTGACGAACGCGGGTTCGACAACGTCACCATCGAGGAAGTCGCCGAAGCTGCGCGGGTCTCGCCCCGCACGGTATACCGCTACTTCGGCACCAAGGATTACCTCGTACTGCGCGATGAGTACGACGAGCAGATCTTGACCCTCGCGCCGGCACTGATGGAATCAGGGGACGTGTTCACTGCTTTGTCACGGGCTATTGAGGTTGCCGCAGACAGCAACCTCATGTCGCGCGAGGACCAATTGGCGCAGCGCAGAACGAAGTTATGGTTGGAGACGCCGTCTCTCAAGGCCGCTGGATACCTACTGGTCGATGAGACGAGTCACCGGCTGGCCGAGATCGTGGCGGCATCTGACCACAACGATCTGGACTTCGACGCGGCATACGTCGTGTGTTCTGCGGCCGTGATGGCATTAGTGGCGTCGATCGAGAATTGGCACCGCAACGGCAACGACGGCGACCTGTTAGCGGTCGTCGCCGACGCGTTGCAACTGGTTCGTCCTGCCTGGTCGAGCTGA
- a CDS encoding ABC transporter ATP-binding protein: protein MSQSLPDSLVQAAGLQKRFGTTYALDGLDLEVHQGEVHGFLGPNGAGKSTTIRAILGQLHLDSGDLRVFGRHPIRDAVAIHAQLAYVPGDTVLWPSLSGGECIDMLGRFHGALDRARRDELIDRFELDPTKRARSYSKGNRQKVALIAALSSEADLLVLDEPTSGLDPLMEAVFQQTVRELHEQGRTVLLSSHILDEVEALCDRVTIIRGGRTVRTGTLDDLRAGTSTTIRATTVEPIAGLEAYAPRSERSGEQWHTELTLTREQVPDAVTIVAAANPDALVVRPPSLDELFLSEYGETAPR, encoded by the coding sequence ATGAGTCAGTCACTGCCAGATTCTCTCGTTCAGGCCGCGGGCCTTCAGAAACGGTTCGGCACCACGTATGCGCTCGACGGTTTGGATCTGGAGGTGCACCAAGGCGAGGTGCACGGATTCCTCGGTCCGAACGGCGCGGGAAAATCAACCACGATCCGTGCCATCCTCGGTCAACTACACCTCGATTCCGGTGACCTGCGGGTGTTCGGTCGGCATCCGATCCGCGACGCTGTTGCCATCCACGCGCAGCTGGCGTATGTACCCGGCGACACGGTGCTATGGCCGAGTCTGTCCGGCGGCGAATGTATCGACATGCTAGGGCGATTCCACGGGGCGCTCGACCGGGCCCGTCGCGACGAACTCATCGACCGCTTCGAACTCGACCCGACCAAGCGTGCCCGCAGCTACTCCAAAGGCAACCGCCAGAAGGTGGCACTCATCGCGGCGCTGTCCAGTGAGGCCGACTTGTTGGTACTGGACGAACCGACCTCCGGGCTGGATCCGTTAATGGAAGCCGTGTTCCAGCAGACCGTTCGTGAGCTCCACGAGCAAGGCCGCACCGTGCTGCTCAGTAGCCACATCCTCGACGAGGTCGAGGCGTTGTGCGATCGGGTGACGATCATCCGGGGCGGCCGGACAGTACGCACCGGAACCTTGGATGACCTGCGCGCTGGTACGAGCACGACGATCCGAGCCACCACGGTTGAACCGATCGCCGGGCTTGAAGCATATGCTCCCCGGTCCGAACGTTCCGGGGAGCAATGGCACACCGAACTCACCCTCACGCGCGAACAGGTGCCGGACGCCGTGACGATCGTCGCCGCCGCGAACCCCGATGCGCTCGTCGTGCGACCGCCGTCGCTGGACGAACTGTTTCTCAGCGAGTACGGCGAAACGGCCCCGCGATGA
- a CDS encoding ABC transporter permease encodes MTTAIADEAPSRTTEPNGRSGARSYAATGVLTLIHLRTSWRRLIAWTVALAGVVVITASSIAALYPDAQARLSYQQSVGSSPAVAMFNGRGYDLDTLGGISAYEVGAMGQLLFPLVFAHLAIRMTRREEDSGRMELIRSGVVGRLAPLAAAVQVLALVTVGALVLITFGLIAVGLPASGSLLYAVSLVMYGFAFGALALLIAEISNDGRTALGLSMLLVLVGFLVRAVIDGRGWDLVWLSPVGWLAEVRPWGATRAWPYVAFAIAAVLCIVAAVMISIRRDVGAGLIGGSNGPATGRAGLGTPVGFAWRFTRSSFYSWLAGLIVFGVVIGSLSNEMTELIEQNPTMREVLGLDHPEQLMTVMAVLLSALGAASLGVQGIARLAREEDAGRLALVLSRTVGRTGVWIAWVGVVMAQAIAALFASTIAVALATWAATAERATLGPSLEAGAAMLPAVLFIIGVASAVHAIVPRLMALAWVLVGWAAVVGLLGGALDLPSSVSNLSPVFAVGNVPLEPANTLALVVLGAGAALFVALGSVRFARRDLLAG; translated from the coding sequence ATGACCACCGCGATTGCCGACGAGGCCCCTTCGCGTACTACGGAACCGAACGGGCGTAGCGGGGCCCGCTCGTATGCGGCCACCGGCGTCCTGACCCTGATCCATCTGCGCACTAGTTGGCGGCGTCTGATTGCGTGGACCGTCGCGCTGGCTGGAGTTGTCGTGATCACCGCGTCGAGTATCGCGGCGCTATACCCCGACGCGCAGGCACGCTTGAGCTATCAGCAGTCCGTGGGATCATCGCCCGCGGTCGCGATGTTCAACGGACGCGGATACGACCTTGACACGCTCGGCGGAATCAGCGCGTATGAAGTCGGCGCGATGGGCCAGTTGCTGTTTCCGCTCGTCTTCGCACACCTCGCGATTCGTATGACACGTCGCGAGGAGGACTCGGGTCGGATGGAGTTGATTCGCTCGGGTGTCGTCGGTCGTCTCGCACCACTTGCTGCGGCTGTCCAGGTGTTAGCGCTGGTAACCGTCGGTGCCCTGGTGCTCATCACGTTCGGGCTCATCGCGGTGGGACTCCCGGCGTCCGGATCCCTGCTATATGCCGTGTCGCTAGTCATGTATGGCTTCGCCTTCGGCGCGCTCGCGTTGTTGATTGCCGAGATCAGCAACGACGGTCGCACCGCTTTGGGTTTGAGCATGCTGTTGGTTCTTGTCGGCTTCCTGGTCCGCGCGGTGATCGACGGGCGCGGTTGGGACTTGGTGTGGCTGAGCCCGGTCGGATGGCTCGCAGAGGTGAGACCGTGGGGCGCGACGCGTGCGTGGCCGTACGTCGCTTTCGCGATTGCCGCGGTACTCTGCATCGTTGCCGCGGTGATGATTTCGATCCGGCGGGACGTTGGCGCTGGTCTGATCGGTGGTAGCAACGGCCCGGCGACGGGGCGCGCCGGACTTGGTACGCCAGTGGGGTTCGCCTGGCGCTTTACGCGTTCGTCGTTCTACAGCTGGTTAGCCGGTTTGATTGTCTTCGGTGTGGTGATCGGATCACTGTCGAACGAAATGACCGAACTGATCGAGCAGAATCCGACGATGCGTGAGGTGCTCGGGCTGGATCATCCCGAGCAGTTGATGACTGTCATGGCGGTACTGCTGTCTGCGCTTGGGGCGGCAAGCCTCGGCGTACAGGGCATCGCTCGGCTGGCGCGTGAGGAGGACGCGGGACGGTTGGCGCTGGTGCTATCGCGCACGGTCGGTCGGACCGGGGTATGGATCGCGTGGGTGGGTGTCGTCATGGCGCAGGCGATCGCTGCGCTATTTGCCTCGACGATCGCGGTCGCTCTCGCGACCTGGGCAGCCACCGCAGAGAGAGCGACGCTCGGGCCGAGCCTGGAAGCGGGCGCCGCAATGTTGCCGGCGGTGCTGTTCATCATCGGTGTCGCGAGCGCCGTACACGCGATCGTTCCGCGCCTGATGGCCCTGGCATGGGTGCTGGTGGGCTGGGCAGCTGTCGTGGGGCTGCTCGGCGGCGCACTGGATCTTCCGTCCTCGGTGAGTAACCTGTCGCCGGTCTTCGCGGTCGGTAACGTGCCGCTCGAGCCGGCGAACACCCTGGCCCTGGTCGTGCTTGGGGCGGGTGCTGCGTTGTTCGTCGCCTTGGGCTCAGTCCGATTCGCCCGCCGGGACCTGCTCGCCGGTTGA